A genomic stretch from Falco cherrug isolate bFalChe1 chromosome 3, bFalChe1.pri, whole genome shotgun sequence includes:
- the KCNAB2 gene encoding voltage-gated potassium channel subunit beta-2 isoform X6: MQVSFVCSEHSIKSRSAEDRLNRQNAGSPSLGTRGKFRAVAMVARSLGQLSVQNAPSSSESSVKQPGMKYRNLGKSGLRVSCLGLGTWVTFGGQITDEMAEQLMTLAYDNGINLFDTAEVYAAGKAEVVLGNIIKKKGWRRSSLVITTKIFWGGKAETERGLSRKHIIEGLKASLERLQLEYVDVVFANRPDPNTPMEGVPFSSSKSRTFIVEETVRAMTHVINQGMAMYWGTSRWSSMEIMEAYSVARQFNLIPPICEQAEYHMFQREKVEVQLPELFHKIGVGAMTWSPLACGIVSGKYDGGIPPYSRASLKGYQWLKDKILSEEGRRQQAKLKELQAIAERLGCTLPQLAIAWCLRNEGVSSVLLGASNADQLMENIGAIQVLPKLSSSIIHEIDSILGNKPYSKKDYRS; this comes from the exons ATGCAGGTCTCCTTTGTGTGCTCCGAGCACAGCATCAAGAGCCGGAGCGCGGAGGATCGGCTAAACCGGCAGAATGCTGGCAGCCCCAGTCTCGGCACCCGTGGCAAGTTCCGAGCAGTGGCCATGGTGGCCCgcagcctggggcagctctCGGTGCAGAACGCCCCCTCCTCCAGCGAGTCCAGCGTCAAGCAGCCGGGGATGAAATACCG GAACCTCGGGAAGTCTGGGCTGCGCGTGTCCTGCCTGGGCCTGG GGACGTGGGTGACTTTTGGAGGGCAAATCACAGATGAG ATGGCGGAGCAGCTGATGACTTTAGCCTACGACAACGGCATTAATCTCTTTGACACAGCAGAAGTCTACGCTGCCGGCAA GGCTGAGGTGGTGCTGGGGAACATCATCAAGAAGAAAGGGTGGAG ACGGTCCAGCCTGGTCATCACCACCAAAATCTTCTGGGGAGGAAA ggCTGAGACGGAGAGGGGCTTGTCCCGAAAACACATCATAGAAG GTCTGAAGGCATCGCTGGAGCGGCTGCAGCTGGAGTATGTGGACGTGGTGTTTGCCAACCGGCCTGACCCCAACACGCCGATGGAAG GGGTCCCATTTAGTTCCTCCAAGTCCAGGACTTTCATCGTAGAAG AGACGGTGCGAGCCATGACCCACGTCATCAACCAGGGGATGGCCATGTACTGGGGGACCTCGCGCTGGAGCTCCATGGAGATCATG GAGGCATACTCGGTGGCCCGGCAGTTCAACCTCATCCCACCGATCTGCGAGCAGGCCGAGTACCACATGTTCCAGCGGGAGAAGGTAGAGGTGCAGCTCCCTGAGCTCTTCCACAAGATAG GTGTTGGAGCCATGACCTGGTCCCCACTGGCTTGCGGCATTGTCTCAGGGAAGTACGACGGGGGGATCCCCCCCTACTCGCGCGCCTCACTGAAG ggATACCAGTGGCTGAAGGACAAGATCCTGAGTGAGGAGGGCCGGCGGCAGCAGGCAAAGCTGAAGGAGCTGCAGGCCATCGCCGAGCGCCTGGGCTGCACCCTGCCCCAGCTCGCCATCG CCTGGTGCCTGCGCAACGAGGGCGTCAGCTCCGTCTTGCTGGGTGCCTCCAACGCCGACCAGCTGATGGAGAACATTGGAGCAATACAG GTCCTTCCGAAGCTGTCGTCTTCCATCATCCACGAGATCGATAGCATCCTGGGCAACAAACCCTACAGCAAGAAGGACTACAGATCCTAA
- the KCNAB2 gene encoding voltage-gated potassium channel subunit beta-2 isoform X5, with product MQVSFVCSEHSIKSRSAEDRLNRQNAGSPSLGTRGKFRAVAMVARSLGQLSVQNAPSSSESSVKQPGMKYRNLGKSGLRVSCLGLGTWVTFGGQITDEMAEQLMTLAYDNGINLFDTAEVYAAGKAEVVLGNIIKKKGWRRSSLVITTKIFWGGKAETERGLSRKHIIEGLKASLERLQLEYVDVVFANRPDPNTPMEETVRAMTHVINQGMAMYWGTSRWSSMEIMEAYSVARQFNLIPPICEQAEYHMFQREKVEVQLPELFHKIGVGAMTWSPLACGIVSGKYDGGIPPYSRASLKGYQWLKDKILSEEGRRQQAKLKELQAIAERLGCTLPQLAIAWCLRNEGVSSVLLGASNADQLMENIGAIQVLPKLSSSIIHEIDSILGNKPYSKKDYRS from the exons ATGCAGGTCTCCTTTGTGTGCTCCGAGCACAGCATCAAGAGCCGGAGCGCGGAGGATCGGCTAAACCGGCAGAATGCTGGCAGCCCCAGTCTCGGCACCCGTGGCAAGTTCCGAGCAGTGGCCATGGTGGCCCgcagcctggggcagctctCGGTGCAGAACGCCCCCTCCTCCAGCGAGTCCAGCGTCAAGCAGCCGGGGATGAAATACCG GAACCTCGGGAAGTCTGGGCTGCGCGTGTCCTGCCTGGGCCTGG GGACGTGGGTGACTTTTGGAGGGCAAATCACAGATGAG ATGGCGGAGCAGCTGATGACTTTAGCCTACGACAACGGCATTAATCTCTTTGACACAGCAGAAGTCTACGCTGCCGGCAA GGCTGAGGTGGTGCTGGGGAACATCATCAAGAAGAAAGGGTGGAG ACGGTCCAGCCTGGTCATCACCACCAAAATCTTCTGGGGAGGAAA ggCTGAGACGGAGAGGGGCTTGTCCCGAAAACACATCATAGAAG GTCTGAAGGCATCGCTGGAGCGGCTGCAGCTGGAGTATGTGGACGTGGTGTTTGCCAACCGGCCTGACCCCAACACGCCGATGGAAG AGACGGTGCGAGCCATGACCCACGTCATCAACCAGGGGATGGCCATGTACTGGGGGACCTCGCGCTGGAGCTCCATGGAGATCATG GAGGCATACTCGGTGGCCCGGCAGTTCAACCTCATCCCACCGATCTGCGAGCAGGCCGAGTACCACATGTTCCAGCGGGAGAAGGTAGAGGTGCAGCTCCCTGAGCTCTTCCACAAGATAG GTGTTGGAGCCATGACCTGGTCCCCACTGGCTTGCGGCATTGTCTCAGGGAAGTACGACGGGGGGATCCCCCCCTACTCGCGCGCCTCACTGAAG ggATACCAGTGGCTGAAGGACAAGATCCTGAGTGAGGAGGGCCGGCGGCAGCAGGCAAAGCTGAAGGAGCTGCAGGCCATCGCCGAGCGCCTGGGCTGCACCCTGCCCCAGCTCGCCATCG CCTGGTGCCTGCGCAACGAGGGCGTCAGCTCCGTCTTGCTGGGTGCCTCCAACGCCGACCAGCTGATGGAGAACATTGGAGCAATACAG GTCCTTCCGAAGCTGTCGTCTTCCATCATCCACGAGATCGATAGCATCCTGGGCAACAAACCCTACAGCAAGAAGGACTACAGATCCTAA
- the KCNAB2 gene encoding voltage-gated potassium channel subunit beta-2 isoform X2 has protein sequence MYPESTTDSPARLSLRQTGSPGMIYRNLGKSGLRVSCLGLGTWVTFGGQITDEMAEQLMTLAYDNGINLFDTAEVYAAGKAEVVLGNIIKKKGWRRSSLVITTKIFWGGKAETERGLSRKHIIEGLKASLERLQLEYVDVVFANRPDPNTPMEETVRAMTHVINQGMAMYWGTSRWSSMEIMEAYSVARQFNLIPPICEQAEYHMFQREKVEVQLPELFHKIGVGAMTWSPLACGIVSGKYDGGIPPYSRASLKGYQWLKDKILSEEGRRQQAKLKELQAIAERLGCTLPQLAIAWCLRNEGVSSVLLGASNADQLMENIGAIQVLPKLSSSIIHEIDSILGNKPYSKKDYRS, from the exons GAACCTCGGGAAGTCTGGGCTGCGCGTGTCCTGCCTGGGCCTGG GGACGTGGGTGACTTTTGGAGGGCAAATCACAGATGAG ATGGCGGAGCAGCTGATGACTTTAGCCTACGACAACGGCATTAATCTCTTTGACACAGCAGAAGTCTACGCTGCCGGCAA GGCTGAGGTGGTGCTGGGGAACATCATCAAGAAGAAAGGGTGGAG ACGGTCCAGCCTGGTCATCACCACCAAAATCTTCTGGGGAGGAAA ggCTGAGACGGAGAGGGGCTTGTCCCGAAAACACATCATAGAAG GTCTGAAGGCATCGCTGGAGCGGCTGCAGCTGGAGTATGTGGACGTGGTGTTTGCCAACCGGCCTGACCCCAACACGCCGATGGAAG AGACGGTGCGAGCCATGACCCACGTCATCAACCAGGGGATGGCCATGTACTGGGGGACCTCGCGCTGGAGCTCCATGGAGATCATG GAGGCATACTCGGTGGCCCGGCAGTTCAACCTCATCCCACCGATCTGCGAGCAGGCCGAGTACCACATGTTCCAGCGGGAGAAGGTAGAGGTGCAGCTCCCTGAGCTCTTCCACAAGATAG GTGTTGGAGCCATGACCTGGTCCCCACTGGCTTGCGGCATTGTCTCAGGGAAGTACGACGGGGGGATCCCCCCCTACTCGCGCGCCTCACTGAAG ggATACCAGTGGCTGAAGGACAAGATCCTGAGTGAGGAGGGCCGGCGGCAGCAGGCAAAGCTGAAGGAGCTGCAGGCCATCGCCGAGCGCCTGGGCTGCACCCTGCCCCAGCTCGCCATCG CCTGGTGCCTGCGCAACGAGGGCGTCAGCTCCGTCTTGCTGGGTGCCTCCAACGCCGACCAGCTGATGGAGAACATTGGAGCAATACAG GTCCTTCCGAAGCTGTCGTCTTCCATCATCCACGAGATCGATAGCATCCTGGGCAACAAACCCTACAGCAAGAAGGACTACAGATCCTAA
- the KCNAB2 gene encoding voltage-gated potassium channel subunit beta-2 isoform X4, whose protein sequence is MYPESTTDSPARLSLRQTGSPGMIYRNLGKSGLRVSCLGLGTWVTFGGQITDEMAEQLMTLAYDNGINLFDTAEVYAAGKAEVVLGNIIKKKGWRRSSLVITTKIFWGGKAETERGLSRKHIIEGLKASLERLQLEYVDVVFANRPDPNTPMEGVPFSSSKSRTFIVEGTPCPHSARRPLPVSQRHFLGQNPHSFVIPIPIPPAPSKPCHKMHRQQQLTTTSPILQLEGKKATRLPSLPRVPVTGHPLQPCQGPRQGPSSPGWLRACRGAYSGAGQANLAPLALPAARLWLQERALAWPQPAWLRAGYPQRPPRPCTGSGLLSFSWVLVRG, encoded by the exons GAACCTCGGGAAGTCTGGGCTGCGCGTGTCCTGCCTGGGCCTGG GGACGTGGGTGACTTTTGGAGGGCAAATCACAGATGAG ATGGCGGAGCAGCTGATGACTTTAGCCTACGACAACGGCATTAATCTCTTTGACACAGCAGAAGTCTACGCTGCCGGCAA GGCTGAGGTGGTGCTGGGGAACATCATCAAGAAGAAAGGGTGGAG ACGGTCCAGCCTGGTCATCACCACCAAAATCTTCTGGGGAGGAAA ggCTGAGACGGAGAGGGGCTTGTCCCGAAAACACATCATAGAAG GTCTGAAGGCATCGCTGGAGCGGCTGCAGCTGGAGTATGTGGACGTGGTGTTTGCCAACCGGCCTGACCCCAACACGCCGATGGAAG GGGTCCCATTTAGTTCCTCCAAGTCCAGGACTTTCATCGTAGAAGGTACTCCCTGCCCGCACTCTGCCCGCCGGCCGCTGCCTGTGTCCCAGCGGCATTTCCTGGGGCAGAACCCCCACTCCTTTGTGattcccatccccatcccccccgccccaagcAAACCCTGCCATAAAatgcacagacagcagcagctcaccaccaccagccccatCTTGCAgttagaagggaaaaaagcaacgaggctccccagcctgcccagggtCCCTGTCACGGGGCACCCTTTGCAGCCATGCCAGGGACCGCGGCAGGGTCCCTCCTCGCCGGGGTGGCTGCGAGCATGCCGGGGTGCGTACTCTGGTGCCGGCCAGGCAAACCTCGCGCCCCTCGCTCTCCCCGCTGCCCGCCTTTGGCTGCAGGAGCGTGCCTTGGCTTGGCCCCAGCCTGCATGGCTCAGGGCCGGCTACCCCCAGAGACCCCCACGCCCCTGCACGGGATCCGGGCTTCTCTCCTTCTCCTGGGTCTTGGTGCGTGGGTGA